GAAGACAGTTGGGCATTTTCTTGTGGAGATGAATCTATTGTAGTAACTTGTAAACTCAAGGTTCTCAAGTTCCCCCCCCCCccaaaataaaagaaaaaaaggaaaaaaagaacCAAGTATTGGGGTTGTGTTGGTTTATTTGGTAGAAGGTAATATGATCTTCGTAGCTGTATATATGAGCGGTGAATATCTCGTCATTATTGTTAATTTTACTCTTATTATCTATTAGCCGCTTTCTTTGGTTTTAATTACAGTTTCTTCCTTCCTATGAAAATTTTCTTTATCAACTGAACATGAAAAGTGATGTTACATGTGTTACGATTTATGTTTGCCTTGGCTGCAGTGTAGAATGAGATTTTTTTCCGATAATAATCTAATACAGAATATCATATACTTGTGCTTGTGCATACATGCCTCCACCGAGACTAGAACCCTTTACCTTTTATTACCAAGAGGAGCTTACAGTGGGAGTTATATGATGTCAAATATCCCGTCTTAGACTTGCATGGGAGGAATTCATATTTGATTGTATTGCAAGACAAAACCTAATTGTTTCCATTgataatattaaaataagaatattatGTGTCAACTTTCCTGTTTAAATAAGCAGTTCAAGTTAATCTCTATTTCTTTAATTTAGAATTAAAAGTGTGATATACAAACTCTTGGAATGAGGATTACTCTTTACTCCAATTATAATATATGTGTTGCTGCACTTTGCCATACAAACTCTGTTGTCAGTAGGAAATTCTGAAATCGTGAATGATTCACGATGGCATTATCGAGTACACTTGGGAAAAAAGAATCGTTTCTAATAGATGATGAAAAGTGAAAGATACTAAAGTCTTTAATATACTGCACTTCATGGACAAGCTTGATATGAGAATGATTAGATTTGACTTGAATTTGTATTTTTTGTGTCCTCGCATGCAGGAAATGAATACATTATACAGATTTTGGTCATATTTTCTTCGAGATATGTTCGTCCCATCTATGTATAACGAATTCCGCAAATTGGCATTAGAAGATGCGGCAGCTGATTATTTTTATGGAATAGAGTGCCTATTTCGGTTCTATAGGTATGTATccaataaaatttagatatttacCTTTATTAAATTTCATATATGACTTGGTGAGGGTTATTTGCTTATTAAAAGTACCCCCTCTGGAAAAACTGTACATACCTGTGCCATTGTAAATAACTGTCTTTAGGACATAAGGCTTACTACTCTTACATCATTATTGTTATTGATTTCTTTTAGCTAATCAGAGATCATTATTCaaacattttaaaattttaatatctGACTTGTTTCTTTATGCAGTTATGGTTTGGAGAAAGAATTTAGAGAGGATCTGTACGCCGAGTTTGAAAAATTGACGCTTGACTTTTACAATAAGGGGAATCTTTATGGCCTCGAGAAATACTGGTAATTTCTACCCTCTCTCTTTTTGTTTTTCTATGAAAATGGCTTATTATGTCTATAAACGTTTATGGCCGGGATGGTGTTATTCGGATTCTTCAAAGCAAAGCACAGAAAAATTAAACTATATTATTTTCCTTGTGCACTCTGAAGAAATTTAATAAGCTTCCTGTGAGAAGCAAAGAAAAATTTCACAGCGACATAATGACATGAATTTGTTACTGCACAAGTAATAGGTGTAACACTAATTCAAAGTTCAGACTTTACAGTGCCTAAGAGAATGTGCTATGTGGTAGGATGCAGTGGTATTGTCTAATTCCTAATTATTGAGGTGAGGATTTCTATCATCAGACTTGTATAATCTCCAGCATTGGCACTTTCTTGTTGCCGTGTATTGGCAACTAGTCTACATGATTTTTATGAAAAATTTAGGTCCATCCATATTATCTATGGTTATAAAGGGGGAGTTGGGGATTGTAGTTGCTCCTCGAGTTCCTCctttttttgaaattttagtaATTTGTGCGCCCTGCTTGAAATAATTTGTggaatgaatatttttaatttaaaatatttgaagttactaatttaaatttaattaaatatattaattttattattattttaatatatttttggtTCATAAATTTATTTTGGTATCAAACATTTACATTTTGATTgcttaaataaaaattaaaatagtaGAATTAAAGTTTATTTCTATACCCCTCCCTCATACCCACCTCCCCCCTTGGGTATGAAAAACCCAAGTAATGGGTATCAATTTTTTTTTCCTAAACCAAACACCATGTATAGGGTTGGAATGACCTAAACCCATAACTGATTAGAATTTGTCGAACCAGAGGACCCCTAAAAAGCACTAAGAACATGAAACATGATTTTAGACTAAAACTTAGGACTTCAAGCTTGAACTCATCATTGTAATCAGATGTGTATTACTGCTATATCAGTGAGAAAACAGTCGATTCTTCCATAAGGCAACAAAATAAAAGGAAAGCAGCGCTACAGAACTTGGAAATTATATGGTCATTAAACTTATGACCGGGTGGGTATAAAATTATCAAAATTAGACAGGACTTTCAATTGCTGCGTCCATTGTCAAAAATTCAGATTCTGCGATATTGAGTTTTCTTCTTCATTTGCTTGGGCTTTGTTCCCGATTATTAACCCATTAAACATTTACTTTCCCCTCTAGTATGCTGTGTAACAATATGTCTTCTTGAGCATGTGCATTTCCCATTAATTTATTTATACAATGTTTGTTTCTAGAGAAGATCGAGATTGTAGCTTAGGAATATCTGAAAAAATTTGGTTGTGTGCTCAAAGGAACGACTATTTAGTATGCACTAAAATCCAATAACGGGGAAATTGTCTACTACATGCCGCTTCTTGTACTTTTGTTTTTTATAATGATCTTTCCGCCATCTTCCTAATCTATATATTTTACAAGTTTACGTGACTAGATTTTAGCAGGGTTCTCTACTTCTCTATTAACTTTATAATTTTAAATGATCTATTAAATAAGCATTGTGAGTAGAGAATTTTGGCATGTACTGGAATATATAATGTTCCCGTTATAAATAATAATTTGTATTATAAATTTGGATTTGCTTTTTCATGCTCAATATAAATGAAGTAATCAAAATGACGATGCAGTTGCTGATATCCTAAGTGATTTTCACATTCAAATATTTGTGTTTCTTTACACTCAACTTTGTGTTTCTATTCTATCTTTCATCAGTTCCAAGCACAAACTAAGACTTTTTCATTATAGTTTTTATTCATAGTAAAAGAAAAATACATTTTCCGCAATTAACTTGTTTGGGATAAGTAAGAAGCATCGTGTATCCTAGTTAATGCTTAATTATAATGTAAAACCACTTATTTTTAGAATCATCGATTGTCTAGTAATATGGTTAATCAAGAAACTTTATCACCTTATCTTTGATTTAAATTTCTAATTAGGCACGGTCCTCTAATCCTCATGGTAGCTCTTGAAGCAGATCAGACAGAACAGAACCGATATTTTTAAACTATGattaccccccccccccctcttcCTGTGTTTCATAGGCATCTTGATTAATGCTTTTTTATTTGTGACAGGGCTTTTCACCATTACCGTAGGACAAATGACCAAAAAGCATTAAAAAAACATCCGGAGTTGGATAGGTTGCTTAAAGAAGAGTACCGTAGCTTAAAAGATTTCAACCGTCTGAAAGAGAAAATAAATGTGGTGAAAAGAGATGGTCAGTAGCTTGCAAGGGGCTATCTATTTCTTTAGCTTCTTTGGCTGATGCCTTCCCTCTTTGAAATGGAGAGTGATGTATTAAGCAGCGCCTATTTTCTTTGTGTAAATTTAAGAAAGGTGTTTAAATATTTGATCCACCCAATTTTCCGAAGTCCTAGCTGGTAACTTTCTCTTGGTGTAACTTAAATTTAGCATTCCGGTATTTTGTTTGCGGAGTTACTGCCATCTGCTGGCACACTAGAGGCATCTCCTTTCCGGATTGTAACTTGTATATATCAATTTTTTTGTTCTTTGGTCAGGAAAGCACAGAAATAGGTAAGAAATAGAGGAAACTAGTGGGTGGGAGAGGAGAACAAAAAAACATTTAAATTTTGCAGCTTCAAGAAACTTGACTTGTAAATTTGAGtaattgttttttttttcttctttgaaCCATGCACAAATATTTGTTTTGTGGCAAGAATTGGCAGTTTAATATAGCAACAATGCTATTTATACACCTGTTATGTTGGGGAGAGGGCGAGAGAGAGCTGTGACAATTTCAAAGTTGAGTGTGTTACGGATACAAAATGAATCATCACCTGATGATGATAATATTACTCATCCGGATCATCTCCAATCACTAAATTTTACTAATACAGAATCTATTATTTgttagcttcaagccattcaaGAATTCCTTTTTCTGATTCAGTGAGATCCTTTTTCTCCTTGAGCGCCCCCTCTGAAAATCCAAAGTAATCTTTGTAGTTGCGTTTGTAGTAACTGTCTAATCTCTGCAGTGCAACATCCCCCCACATTTTAACAACACAGTATACTTGACTTTAATTCTATCTTTAAAATTTATACAACAACATCAAGTATACCGATTCAATCTACGAAAgtaattttgatattaaaatgtTCCTTTTTCTTTAATTTTAATCCAACCTTTCTTAGTTATTTACTTCAAAATTTAACAATTGTTTATTTAGTCTATCAAACCCACAATCAAGTAAAAGTTAATTTAATTTTAGTAATATAATAAAAATGTGAACTAAAACGTCGCAAAATACTTATATATACTTAATAGTATAAAATGATATTTAACATGAGTATTGTTAGGGACCCAAAATTGGGtaaaaaattgtttaaaaatgaTGTGACATTGACGATGTGTCgttttaggtcatttttaattGGTAATTATTAATATGAATGCATGAGATCTATCTTATTAGCTATCTAATAACCAATCACAGCATGTGACGTgaaattttaaaaccattttgAAAATTAATTTTGGGTAAGCAGCGTTTCTTATTTAAGATATCAACGCAAACTGGAGCGCCAACCATTTACCTCCTAGCATTTGACATTTAACGGATAAAAACAATGCGTCTCTCCCGGAGGAATAGCACTCAAAAATCCGAACTTATGCTTTAATTTACCCCCCCCCCCCCAATTTTACATGCAAGAATTTTCTACTACGttttaactaattaaataatattaGTATAACCAAAAAAAATTACAAGACGGGTGGCACATATTATGACTTTTATAAAAGCAAAAGGGGTAGTAGATAAATGTTTATGGACACAATCTTTTATTCTTAACTCTTGGAGGACATTTGTTAAATTTGAATGAGTATTTTCTCGATAATTAAAATTCTGAATGGTATTCAATTGTTTGATAAATAACTAATTGATTTTTTCTGAACATTAATATGTAATTGTTTTTTtcataataaatattatttattaccTTTCTCATAAACACAATATTAAATAGTTTTTGTGACTTCAATATAAAAAAGTTTCAAtgataatattatatattatttctTGTACActcaataattatatttttttaattttgtaataAATTATGTCACGCCCGTCTTTTAGACCTTTTTCAATTAATTTTTGATAAATGATCAAACTATATAATAAAAATAGCATCTCACAAAGTTactaaatattatttatataatttcaATATATAGTTTTAAATGAGATTTGTACatgaaaaaatgaaaataatatataGACATATTCaaagaaataattaataaattacaaCATTAATAAATTCATTGTATTTTATTTAAACCTTGTAAAAGAATGGAAAAATATGAATGCACTAGATAATAGAGGTGATGGTTCAATGAAATTTTGTAGCCTGTGTGTTCATAATAATTTTGGTCTCATCAAACAATCTTAACGAGCCTATTCATATAGCTCATCCAGTTCATTTAGTATCATTCATGTGTTAACAAATGAGCAGTTGGTATGTAGTAATAAAGTGCATGAATTCAAAATTTACCTCCTTGTCATATTTGCCTTTGTTCTCTTGTGATTTCTTCAAGTATTCTGTAGTGAGAAACAAGAGTGAGTTTTAATTAAGTTGCTTCAATTGCATGAGCGTACATATGACTTTAGCTGAGGGACAAATGCAGTAACCATAAAAAGCTAAGGGACAAAAAAGAAACATAGAAGTGAGAAATGTACTTTGAAGAAGCTCAGTTCTGGAGTCTGCAGCAGCTAAGAATAGTGTAGAAAGGAGTATGCGTCTCCTGGGTAAATCAGGGACACTACTAGCTCTACCTGAGTAGTTATTGTTGTTGTCGTCGTCGTCGTCTTGTTTGTTGTTAACAACTTTAACAATGGATGACACTATCCTCGTTAGTGTAGCTGATATTGCCATCCCCTCCCTCCCTCTTCCCTTCTAA
This genomic interval from Apium graveolens cultivar Ventura chromosome 8, ASM990537v1, whole genome shotgun sequence contains the following:
- the LOC141678498 gene encoding uncharacterized protein LOC141678498 gives rise to the protein MAISATLTRIVSSIVKVVNNKQDDDDDNNNNYSGRASSVPDLPRRRILLSTLFLAAADSRTELLQKYLKKSQENKGKYDKERLDSYYKRNYKDYFGFSEGALKEKKDLTESEKGILEWLEANK